ATTAATTGTAATTTCTTTGTCATCCGGATTGGTCGTTACAAAAGAAATTGTTTTCTTTTCATTTTTTTGTCAAATCTAATTGGTCTATCTTTTTACCATTTTCCTCAAAAAATAAATCCTTTGTAGTGATATCATGCCCTTTAGTTTCTGCAAAGGCACTGATAGACCCACTTAATTGTCCGATAATTATAATTAAGCTCACCAATATTGTTAAAATACGAGATCTTTTCATCCTATCCACCCTTTCTAATACCTGGCTAAACGTCCTGTTATTGCACGTCATTTCACATAAGATGCCGCAAAACACGCTCGAAGTGGTTTCATTATACATCTGTTATCTACAGTATACAATAGTAAAATTGTTTCACCTATTATATTCTTAAAGTTCTTTCTATAAAAAAAGCCTGAATTCTTAACCACTAGGGCTAAAAATTCAGGATAAATTATATTTACTTCTTAAAATTGTAAATTACTTCACCATTACGAACCGTTAATAGTGATTCTTTGGTATCATTAGGGTCAGCTAGGCGAACACTGTAATCTTCTTTATAGGCCGCTTTTATTTGCAGTGAAATTTGTTTAAAAGCTTGAACAAGCGTTTGCCATTCTTTTTCACCAGTATTTTCGTCTTTGATTTTAGTAAGTGCCTGTTTCAACTGATCACTTGTTGCGATAAGGTCAAATTGTTTTTTGTCGGCAACATAATTTATTGAAGCATTATCACCTAAGCTTTTACTAAGCAGTTTCTTAATTTTTGCTACATTTTTATCTTCTACATCTACTTTTTTTGCTTGCGTTTCTGTTTTTTTAGTTGGTTTTTCAGAATCTCCACAACCACCAAGCAAAGTATTAATGGAAAAAAGTGCCATAAGTATACACAAACCTTTCTTTTTCATTTATCAATCTCCTATGTTAACTAATTCTTTTGAGTATTTATACTGGTTGCCAAAATTATAAATAAGATTAGGCGACTCTACAACGTTTAAAAACGCCCGTGTATCATAAATTGGTGCAGTAACCTTGATCGTATTTAACTTCAGAAATTCAGTATGATCAGTCAAGATAACGACTAAATCTGTTCCCGCAGTAGCGCTTTCCAAACTCTCTTCGTAACTTGGATCTGAGATATGTGGATCAAACACTTTTAAATTATAGCCTTGTGCTTTCAATAATTGAAAAACTTCAACTGCTGGACTCTCACGTTTATCATCAATATTTCCTTTATAAGCTTGTCCTAAGAGTGCAATTGTAGCATTTGTTGGTGGTCTATCTAGTAAGCGTTCAATCGTTTGAACAACAAATGCTGGCATAGCTGAATTAATCGCTCGTGCTTGTTGAATAAGCGGCGATACATGTTCTGCTGTAGCAATAATAAAGTAGGGATCGACGGCTAAGCAATGTCCGCCAACTCCCGGGCCAGGTTGATGGATATTTACACGTGGATGCTTGTTTGCCATTTTAATAACTTCAATAGCATTTACCTCTAAGTGATTAGAAATTTGAACAAGCTCGTTGGCAAGAGCGATATTAACATCTCTAAATGTATTTTCCATCAGCTTAGAAAGCTCTGCTGTCGTTGCGTCTGTTTCAATCAATTCTCCCTTAACAAAAGTTTGGTAAATAGCTTTACCTTGTTTTGTACAATTTGGAGTAACGCCTCCAATGATACGATTGTTATAAACTAGTTCATTGATAATTTTTCCAGGAAGAACTCGTTCTGGACAATGAACCAGAAATAGATCCTCCCCAATACAAAAACCTTGTTGTTCCAAGATAGGTGCAATATACTTTGCTGTTGTATTCGGTGCAATCGTTGACTCGATAATAACCGTATTACCTTTTTCAAGAAATGGAAGAATTGAGAAAACAGCTTGAGTTACATAGCTTAAATCACAAGAATGTAGCTCATCTTGTCGGTTTGGTGTTGGTACTGCAATAATGAAAACATCACCTTTTTCAGCCTTTTCAGCTGCTTTAAAGGTCTGTTTTTTTAATGTTGATTGCAAAATTTCCTTTACACCTGGCTCTTCAATGTGAATCTTCCCTTGACCTAATTCTCGAACGATTTCAGCGTTATTGTCTACGCCTACTACTTGATGCCCACAGCTTGCAAACATCATCGCTGTAGGAAGCCCAATATAACCTAAACCTATTAC
This DNA window, taken from Listeria sp. PSOL-1, encodes the following:
- a CDS encoding nucleotide sugar dehydrogenase, yielding MKINVIGLGYIGLPTAMMFASCGHQVVGVDNNAEIVRELGQGKIHIEEPGVKEILQSTLKKQTFKAAEKAEKGDVFIIAVPTPNRQDELHSCDLSYVTQAVFSILPFLEKGNTVIIESTIAPNTTAKYIAPILEQQGFCIGEDLFLVHCPERVLPGKIINELVYNNRIIGGVTPNCTKQGKAIYQTFVKGELIETDATTAELSKLMENTFRDVNIALANELVQISNHLEVNAIEVIKMANKHPRVNIHQPGPGVGGHCLAVDPYFIIATAEHVSPLIQQARAINSAMPAFVVQTIERLLDRPPTNATIALLGQAYKGNIDDKRESPAVEVFQLLKAQGYNLKVFDPHISDPSYEESLESATAGTDLVVILTDHTEFLKLNTIKVTAPIYDTRAFLNVVESPNLIYNFGNQYKYSKELVNIGD